The following nucleotide sequence is from Corynebacterium hindlerae.
ACTGCACGAGCGTCACGGGTGAGGAAGCCAGCCTTCTTCAGGGCTGCGCGGTCAGCTGGGTTGTAAGCGTTCAGCGCGCGAGCGATCGCGAGGCGGAATGCGCCAGCCTGGCCGGTTGGGCCACCACCGGTGAGGTTTGCGTGGATGTCGAACTGGCCTTCGCGGTCGATCAGGACCAGTGGGGCCTTGATCAGCTGCTGGTGCAGCTTGTTCGGGAAGTAGTCTTCCAGGGAGCGGCCGTTGCACTTGAACTCGCCGGTGCCTGGCACCATGCGGACGCGGACGATGGCGCGCTTACGACGACCGACGGTCTGGATTGGGCCGTCCATCTCGATAGGAGCAGCAACAGCTGCTTCTTCGGTAGGCTCTGGGGCTACGATGTCGCCGATGGTGTTGGTGAACTCTTCGGTAGCAGCGGTTGCAGCAGCGATGTCTGCAGCGTCAGCCTGAAGATCCTGGTTCTCGGTTACGTTCTGTTCAGTCATTACTGTGCCACCTGCTTGATTTCGAAGGTCTCAGGCTTCTGAGCAGCGTATGGGTGCTCGGAACCTGCGAAGACGTGCAGCTTCTTTACGGAAGCGCGGGTCAACTTGTTGTGCGGCATCATGCCCTGGATTGCCTCGAAGACAACGCGCTCTGGGTGCAGTTCCATAGAACGGCCCAGGGAAAGGGTCGTCAGACCACCTGGGTAGCCAGAGTGGCGGTAACGGAACTCGGTGTCGCGCTTGTTCGCGGAGATGTGCACCTTGTCAGCGTTGATAACGATGACGTGGTCACCGCAGTCAACGTTTGGTGCGAAGTATGGCTTACGCTTGCCGCGGAGCAGGTCAGCAGCGGTAACTGCGAGGCGCCCCAGAACCACATCAGTAGCGTCAATGACGTACCACTTGCGGGTTACGTCACCGCTCTTTGGGTGAAAAGTAGACAAAATGACTCCTTATAAGTCTGTCTAGGAACTGCCAGCCAAGACGCGTGCGCACAAGATCCGATTCGGCGGCCGGTGGAGACCCGAACGGCTGCTGCCCCTTGGGGCTGCACACACAGACAACCAATCCTAAAACATGAGTGCCTAAAAGTGAAAATCGCGCCGGCGCCACCCGCACTCGCCTTCCACAACGAGTAGTGTGCGGGTGGCGCCTGCGCGAACAGCAGACCCCGGTTGATGGTTGGTAGTAGGTTTAGCCCCAGCTTGCTGCGGCCATGCGGTTGATGTCGCTCATGCGGTCGTTTCCTTCGCGGACGGTCTTGGAGATCGTCGCGAGGATGGTGTTGAGCTCGTTCGCGGCGCGATCCCACTTAGCCTGAGCTTCATTGTAGGCCGTCGCGGAGTCACCTTCCCAGGATGTCACCATGGGCTGGAGTTGGGACTTGAGGCCGTCGAGAAGCGAGTTGATGCGGCCGGAGGTGGCGTTGATGTCGGCTGCTGCGTTTTCGATTTCGCCGAATTGGTACTTGATCATGCTTTCCATGGTTTCCCCCTGTTGGTGTTAGAGCGCGAGGCCTTGGGCTTCGATGTTGTTGAATGCGCTGGCGTTTTCGGCTTCCATGCCGTCGAAGTTTTTCGCGTTGTGGCGGATGTTGTCGGCGATGGCTTGGAGTGCTTCGTGCAGTTCGCGTGCCGAGGTGTTCCAGCGCTCCATCAGGCTGTCAAAGCTGACTTGTGCGTTGCCGGCCCAGCTGCCGCGGAGACCGTCGACGACGCTGCGCAGCCTGGTCAGTTCCCCTTGTACTTCATTGTTGGTGCCATCGACGCGCCCGGCGGCGGCAACCATGACATCAGCTTCAGTCCTGAACAGTTGAGTCATTTCTGTGATTCCCCCGTATGAATGGTGTGTAGTGTGGGGCCAATTTTTTTGCCCTCATTATGTTTAGACTCCGCGAGCGCCCGAAAAGGTTCCATTATTTTTAAAAAAAGTTTTTAGCTCAGGCCCAAGCTCTCTACTGCCATGGTGCAAGCTGCTTTTTGCGCGATGGTGGGTTCTCCCTTGCTGTGACAACCGACGCTGAATTGTTGCCCAGCGGTAACCCACACAACCCAGGCCACAGTGCTGCCGTCTCCTGGGGTTTCGAGGTATTCGACGGTGGGGTCGTTGGGGCGCAGGTTCCGCGTTACTCTTTCTTCGAGTGTCGGGTCGCTGGCCACCATACTGGATATTTCG
It contains:
- a CDS encoding WXG100 family type VII secretion target; the encoded protein is MESMIKYQFGEIENAAADINATSGRINSLLDGLKSQLQPMVTSWEGDSATAYNEAQAKWDRAANELNTILATISKTVREGNDRMSDINRMAAASWG
- a CDS encoding WXG100 family type VII secretion target, whose amino-acid sequence is MTQLFRTEADVMVAAAGRVDGTNNEVQGELTRLRSVVDGLRGSWAGNAQVSFDSLMERWNTSARELHEALQAIADNIRHNAKNFDGMEAENASAFNNIEAQGLAL
- the rplM gene encoding 50S ribosomal protein L13, giving the protein MSTFHPKSGDVTRKWYVIDATDVVLGRLAVTAADLLRGKRKPYFAPNVDCGDHVIVINADKVHISANKRDTEFRYRHSGYPGGLTTLSLGRSMELHPERVVFEAIQGMMPHNKLTRASVKKLHVFAGSEHPYAAQKPETFEIKQVAQ
- the rpsI gene encoding 30S ribosomal protein S9 is translated as MTEQNVTENQDLQADAADIAAATAATEEFTNTIGDIVAPEPTEEAAVAAPIEMDGPIQTVGRRKRAIVRVRMVPGTGEFKCNGRSLEDYFPNKLHQQLIKAPLVLIDREGQFDIHANLTGGGPTGQAGAFRLAIARALNAYNPADRAALKKAGFLTRDARAVERKKAGLHKARRAPQYSKR